Proteins encoded by one window of Superficieibacter sp. HKU1:
- a CDS encoding carbonic anhydrase family protein yields the protein MKRSLCSVAILLSFFLPGLAMASHWGYEGEGSPEHWSEVSAENQLCQKGMNQSPVDIDTTYIAHITPLKTSYPEGPVSIINNGHTVQANFANEAKNTIKIDGVVYTLQQLHFHAPSENTIHGKRYPMEMHLVHKNAKGEVAVVAVMFATGKANSDLAKLWKGMPDQADQQQLIEKKIDINGLLPQDKTYYRFSGSLTTPPCSEGVSWLVLKKPVTLSEKQLKQFTDIMHHPNNRPTQPLHGRVVIE from the coding sequence ATGAAACGTTCACTATGTTCTGTCGCTATTTTACTGTCGTTCTTCCTGCCCGGCCTGGCAATGGCTTCCCACTGGGGTTATGAAGGCGAAGGCTCTCCTGAACACTGGAGTGAAGTCAGCGCTGAAAATCAGCTTTGTCAAAAAGGGATGAACCAGTCCCCTGTTGATATCGACACAACCTATATAGCCCACATCACTCCGCTAAAAACTAGCTACCCCGAAGGTCCGGTCAGTATTATCAATAACGGACATACCGTGCAGGCTAATTTCGCTAACGAAGCGAAAAACACCATAAAAATTGATGGCGTAGTTTATACGCTTCAGCAACTTCACTTTCATGCGCCCAGCGAAAACACGATCCACGGCAAGCGCTACCCGATGGAAATGCACCTGGTGCATAAAAATGCCAAAGGTGAAGTTGCCGTTGTGGCGGTGATGTTTGCCACCGGCAAAGCGAATAGCGATCTGGCAAAGCTGTGGAAAGGAATGCCTGACCAGGCCGACCAGCAGCAGCTTATAGAGAAAAAAATCGATATCAACGGGCTTCTGCCACAGGATAAAACATACTACCGCTTTAGTGGTTCGCTCACGACTCCGCCCTGTTCTGAAGGGGTAAGTTGGCTGGTGCTGAAAAAGCCTGTTACGCTGTCCGAAAAACAGTTAAAGCAATTTACGGATATTATGCATCATCCTAATAATCGTCCGACGCAACCATTACATGGTCGGGTCGTTATCGAATAA
- the prmA gene encoding 50S ribosomal protein L11 methyltransferase produces MPWIQLKLNTTGANAEELSDALMEAGAVSITFQDTHDTPVFEPLPGETRLWGDTDVIGLFDAETDMKEVVAALELHPLLGAGFIHKIEQLEDKDWEREWMDNFHPMRFGERLWICPSWREVPDENAVNVMLDPGLAFGTGTHPTTSLCLQWLDGLDLSGKTVIDFGCGSGILAIAALKLGAAKAIGIDIDPQAIQASRANAERNGVSERLELYLPQDQPENMKADVVVANILAGPLRELAPLIGVLPVQGGLLGLSGILASQADSVCEAYTDLFVLDPVVEKEEWCRITGRKQ; encoded by the coding sequence ATGCCGTGGATCCAACTGAAACTAAATACAACCGGCGCGAATGCCGAAGAACTGAGCGATGCGCTGATGGAAGCCGGTGCGGTTTCCATTACCTTCCAGGACACGCATGACACGCCAGTATTTGAACCGCTGCCGGGTGAAACACGTCTGTGGGGCGATACCGATGTTATCGGTCTGTTTGATGCGGAAACCGATATGAAAGAGGTGGTTGCCGCGCTGGAACTGCATCCACTGTTGGGTGCCGGTTTTATCCATAAAATCGAGCAGCTGGAAGATAAAGACTGGGAGCGTGAATGGATGGATAACTTCCACCCGATGCGCTTCGGCGAGCGCCTGTGGATCTGCCCGAGCTGGCGCGAGGTGCCCGACGAAAACGCCGTCAACGTGATGCTCGATCCGGGTCTGGCGTTTGGTACCGGCACGCATCCCACGACTTCACTTTGTTTACAGTGGCTGGACGGGCTGGATCTCAGCGGTAAAACAGTGATCGATTTTGGTTGCGGCTCCGGCATTCTGGCCATTGCGGCGCTAAAACTGGGCGCGGCAAAGGCCATCGGTATTGATATCGATCCGCAGGCTATCCAGGCCAGCCGCGCTAACGCCGAGCGTAACGGTGTTTCTGAGCGCCTTGAGCTCTATTTGCCGCAGGATCAACCGGAAAACATGAAGGCTGATGTTGTGGTTGCTAACATTCTTGCTGGTCCGCTGCGTGAGCTTGCGCCGCTGATCGGCGTGCTTCCGGTACAGGGCGGGCTACTGGGATTGTCAGGCATTCTGGCAAGCCAGGCGGATAGCGTGTGCGAAGCATATACCGATCTCTTCGTACTTGATCCGGTGGTTGAGAAAGAGGAATGGTGCCGGATCACCGGACGTAAACAGTAA
- the panF gene encoding sodium/pantothenate symporter: MQPEVILPLIAYLLIVFGVSVYAMRKRATGNFLNEYFLGSRSMGGVVLAMTLTATYISASSFIGGPGAAYKYGLGWVLLAMIQLPAIWLSLGILGKKFAILARRYNAVTLNDMLFARYRSRLLVWLASLSLLVAFVGAMTVQFIGGARLLETAAGIPYETGLLIFGVSIALYTAFGGFRASVLNDTLQGMVMLIGTIVLLVGVVHAAGGLGHAVETLKTIDPKLVSPQGAEDILSPTFMTSFWVLVCFGVIGLPHTAVRCISYKDSKAVHRGIVIGTIVVAILMFGMHLAGALGRAVIPNLTVPDLVIPTLMVNVLPPFAAGIFLAAPMAAIMSTINAQLLQSSATIIKDLYLNLRPEQLQNERRLKRMSAVITLILGALLLLAAWRPPEMIIWLNLLAFGGLEAVFLWPLVLGLYWERANAAGALSAMIVGGVLYAALASFNIQYLGFHPIVPSLLLSLLAFVVGNRFGHPVPQAAVISPDK; the protein is encoded by the coding sequence ATGCAGCCTGAAGTGATCCTGCCGCTTATCGCGTATCTACTGATCGTGTTTGGCGTGTCGGTTTATGCCATGCGTAAACGGGCAACGGGCAATTTTTTAAACGAGTATTTCCTCGGCAGCCGCTCAATGGGCGGCGTGGTGCTGGCGATGACGCTGACGGCGACGTATATCAGCGCCAGCTCGTTTATCGGTGGCCCCGGCGCGGCGTATAAATACGGGCTGGGCTGGGTACTGCTGGCGATGATTCAGCTCCCTGCTATCTGGCTCTCGCTCGGTATTCTCGGTAAAAAATTCGCTATCCTTGCCCGTCGTTATAATGCCGTAACGCTGAACGATATGCTTTTTGCCCGTTACCGTAGCCGTCTGCTGGTCTGGCTGGCAAGCCTGAGTCTGCTGGTCGCGTTTGTCGGCGCGATGACGGTACAGTTTATCGGCGGCGCGCGTTTGCTGGAGACGGCGGCGGGCATACCCTATGAAACCGGCCTGCTGATCTTCGGGGTTAGCATCGCGCTCTATACCGCTTTCGGCGGATTTCGCGCCAGCGTGCTCAACGATACCTTACAGGGTATGGTTATGCTGATCGGCACCATTGTGTTGCTGGTAGGCGTGGTACATGCGGCTGGCGGCCTGGGCCATGCGGTTGAAACGCTGAAAACTATCGATCCGAAACTGGTTTCCCCTCAGGGCGCGGAGGATATTCTCTCGCCGACTTTTATGACCTCTTTCTGGGTGCTGGTATGTTTTGGCGTAATCGGCCTGCCGCACACCGCCGTGCGCTGTATCTCCTATAAAGACAGTAAAGCCGTTCATCGCGGGATCGTTATTGGCACTATCGTCGTGGCGATTTTGATGTTCGGCATGCACCTTGCCGGCGCGCTGGGTCGCGCGGTGATCCCCAACCTGACGGTGCCGGATCTGGTGATTCCGACGTTAATGGTCAACGTCCTGCCACCGTTTGCCGCCGGGATTTTCCTCGCCGCACCCATGGCAGCAATTATGTCGACCATTAACGCCCAGTTGCTGCAAAGTTCTGCGACTATCATTAAAGATCTGTATCTGAATTTGCGTCCGGAACAGTTGCAAAACGAACGTCGGCTTAAACGTATGTCGGCGGTGATCACGTTAATTCTGGGCGCGTTGCTGCTACTTGCCGCATGGCGTCCGCCTGAGATGATCATCTGGCTGAACCTGCTGGCTTTCGGCGGGCTGGAAGCTGTTTTCCTGTGGCCGCTGGTGCTGGGGCTGTACTGGGAGCGCGCCAATGCCGCAGGCGCGCTAAGCGCGATGATAGTTGGCGGGGTGCTTTATGCTGCACTCGCTTCCTTTAATATTCAGTATCTGGGCTTTCATCCGATCGTCCCTTCATTACTGTTAAGTTTGCTGGCGTTTGTAGTAGGTAACCGTTTCGGTCATCCTGTACCGCAAGCAGCCGTCATTTCTCCTGATAAATAA
- a CDS encoding YhdT family protein — protein MNKRFAQAHKEARWALWLTLLYLAAWLVGAYLPSSTQGITGLPHWFEMACLLIPLIFIVLCWAMVKFIYRDISLEDDDAA, from the coding sequence ATGAATAAACGTTTTGCTCAGGCTCATAAAGAGGCGCGCTGGGCGCTGTGGTTAACGCTTCTTTACCTTGCCGCATGGTTGGTGGGCGCTTACTTACCCAGTTCGACACAGGGGATAACCGGTCTGCCGCACTGGTTTGAGATGGCCTGTTTGCTGATCCCACTGATCTTTATTGTGCTGTGCTGGGCGATGGTAAAATTTATCTATCGCGATATTTCGCTGGAGGATGACGATGCAGCCTGA
- the fis gene encoding DNA-binding transcriptional regulator Fis, translating into MFEQRVNSDVLTVSTVNSQDQVTQKPLRDSVKQALKNYFAQLNGQDVNDLYELVLAEVEQPLLDMVMQYTRGNQTRAALMMGINRGTLRKKLKKYGMN; encoded by the coding sequence ATGTTCGAACAACGCGTAAATTCTGACGTACTGACCGTTTCTACCGTTAACTCTCAGGACCAGGTGACTCAAAAGCCCCTGCGTGACTCGGTTAAACAGGCACTGAAGAACTATTTTGCTCAACTGAACGGTCAGGATGTTAATGACCTCTACGAGCTGGTACTGGCTGAAGTAGAACAGCCCCTGTTGGACATGGTGATGCAATACACCCGTGGCAACCAGACCCGCGCTGCCCTGATGATGGGTATCAACCGTGGTACTCTGCGTAAAAAATTGAAAAAATACGGCATGAACTGA